One segment of Rhodanobacter thiooxydans DNA contains the following:
- a CDS encoding class I SAM-dependent methyltransferase, producing the protein MNDLNVQGRDAFRYSGTHLLNSGEANLANYNKWISQQFVAVFQRHRYRSVLDFGAGIGSIASLFRQYAGLPPSTLEIDPVQADVLRTRGFSPIQSLDELSGDVDFIYTSNVLEHIEDDLGVLKQLHAKLSSGGRIAVFVPAFESIWTTLDDKVGHHRRYTKLTLSEQLKKAGFEIESIGYRDSIGFMLALVFKIVGSKSGEPSDLSLWIFDRLLWPVSQALDLIASPFFGKNVLAIARK; encoded by the coding sequence ATGAATGATCTGAACGTACAGGGTCGAGATGCGTTTCGATACAGCGGCACGCATCTGCTGAATTCGGGCGAAGCAAATCTCGCGAACTACAACAAATGGATCAGCCAGCAGTTTGTCGCGGTTTTCCAACGTCACAGGTACAGGTCTGTCCTTGACTTCGGCGCAGGTATTGGCTCGATAGCCAGCTTGTTCAGACAGTATGCGGGCCTTCCGCCCAGCACACTGGAAATTGATCCGGTCCAGGCAGATGTTTTGCGGACACGTGGCTTTTCGCCGATTCAATCTCTCGACGAGTTGTCTGGGGATGTGGACTTTATCTATACATCGAACGTCCTCGAGCACATAGAGGACGACCTCGGAGTGCTAAAGCAATTGCATGCGAAGCTCTCCAGCGGTGGAAGAATCGCCGTCTTCGTCCCTGCTTTCGAGTCCATCTGGACCACCCTGGACGATAAGGTCGGACATCATCGCCGGTATACGAAGCTCACTCTTTCAGAGCAATTGAAGAAGGCAGGCTTCGAGATAGAGAGTATCGGATATCGGGACTCTATCGGCTTTATGCTCGCCCTGGTCTTCAAGATTGTCGGAAGTAAATCGGGCGAGCCAAGCGATCTTTCGCTCTGGATCTTTGATAGATTGTTGTGGCCGGTGAGCCAGGCTCTCGATCTGATTGCCTCGCCCTTCTTCGGCAAGAATGTCTTGGCGATCGCTCGAAAGTGA
- a CDS encoding electron transfer flavoprotein subunit alpha/FixB family protein, translating into MSKILVIAEHLGGKLNSSTARAVSAAIAVKGEAIDVLVLADSADAIAAEAAKIEGVSRVLTVARSENAHALAAVLAPQIAKTAAGYSHVFVPSTTFGKDVAPRVAALLGVAQVSDVMSVEGAHTFKRPIYAGNAIITVEADAAHTVVATIRSASWPAAASGAHSAPVEALAVDAPLPAHTRFVELKQGASDRPDLQSASKVVSGGRGVGSKENFDIIFKFADKIGAAVGASRAAVDAGYVPSDLQVGQTGKIIAPELYMAIGISGAIQHLTGIKDAGTIVAINKDGEAPIFEVADFGLVGDLFKLVPELEQAIG; encoded by the coding sequence ATGAGCAAGATCCTGGTCATCGCCGAACACCTCGGCGGCAAACTCAACTCCTCCACCGCGCGAGCGGTGAGCGCCGCCATCGCGGTGAAGGGCGAGGCGATCGACGTGCTGGTGCTGGCCGACAGCGCCGACGCCATCGCTGCCGAGGCGGCGAAGATCGAAGGCGTGAGCCGCGTGCTCACCGTGGCCCGCAGCGAGAACGCGCATGCGCTGGCCGCCGTGCTGGCGCCGCAGATCGCCAAGACCGCCGCAGGCTACAGCCACGTGTTCGTGCCCTCCACCACCTTCGGCAAGGACGTCGCCCCGCGCGTCGCCGCCCTGCTCGGCGTGGCGCAGGTCAGCGACGTGATGAGCGTGGAAGGCGCCCACACCTTCAAGCGCCCGATCTACGCCGGCAACGCGATCATCACGGTCGAGGCCGATGCCGCCCACACCGTGGTCGCCACGATCCGCTCGGCCTCCTGGCCGGCCGCCGCCAGCGGCGCCCACAGCGCACCGGTCGAGGCGCTGGCCGTCGACGCGCCCCTGCCCGCGCATACCCGCTTCGTCGAACTGAAGCAGGGCGCCAGTGACCGCCCCGACCTGCAGAGCGCCAGCAAGGTCGTCTCCGGCGGCCGTGGCGTCGGCTCGAAGGAAAACTTCGACATCATCTTCAAGTTCGCCGACAAAATTGGCGCCGCCGTCGGCGCCTCGCGCGCCGCGGTGGACGCCGGCTACGTACCCAGCGACCTGCAGGTCGGCCAGACCGGCAAGATCATCGCGCCCGAGCTGTACATGGCCATCGGCATTTCCGGCGCCATCCAGCACCTCACCGGCATCAAGGACGCCGGCACCATCGTGGCGATCAACAAGGATGGCGAGGCGCCGATCTTCGAGGTGGCGGATTTCGGGCTAGTGGGCGATTTGTTCAAGCTCGTTCCGGAGCTTGAGCAAGCCATTGGCTGA
- a CDS encoding GtrA family protein produces MSGKFVRFLIVGGGCALLYFVLMWFCRANLGFAPFVATICAYGVSFCVAYVLQHRWTFRSEATHKVTLPRYTLAQVTCALLTAGITQAISHIYPQSPNWILAGVSTVLASGLSFVLSSLWVFAVPQR; encoded by the coding sequence ATGAGCGGCAAGTTCGTCCGCTTCCTTATCGTGGGTGGCGGCTGCGCCCTGCTCTACTTCGTGCTGATGTGGTTCTGCCGGGCCAATCTGGGATTTGCCCCCTTCGTGGCTACGATATGCGCCTATGGCGTGTCCTTCTGTGTTGCTTATGTGCTGCAGCACAGATGGACCTTTCGCTCTGAGGCAACCCACAAGGTGACGCTGCCACGCTACACCCTGGCACAGGTGACGTGCGCCCTTCTTACCGCAGGCATCACCCAGGCCATCTCGCATATCTATCCGCAATCACCAAACTGGATCCTGGCCGGAGTCAGCACCGTACTGGCTTCCGGCTTGAGTTTCGTATTGTCGTCTCTGTGGGTGTTCGCCGTGCCGCAAAGATGA
- a CDS encoding glycosyltransferase family 2 protein translates to MNERSPLELTILMPCLNEAETLAICIDKAQAYLQQSGVRGEVLIADNGSTDGSIEIAQKHGARVVHVPIRGYGAALSHGIANARGTYVIMGDSDDSYDFSKLDSFVARLREGNDLVMGNRFRGGIASGAMPFLHRYLGNPVLSFIGRLFFSIPVRDFHCGLRGFNRDRILALHLNTTGMEFASEMVVRSALAKYAIVEVPTTLSKDGRSRPPHLRTWHDGWRHLRFLLLYSPRWLFLYPGLITFAIGAVLTFALMPGPITIARGITLDVHSIVAGCITMLIGTQCISFALVARRYAAARGLLPTNYALKRYVSPLTLERSLIVAGVLLVAGLAGIIRCLVVWGDTGFGPLRYGELIRLLVVSGTGIALAMQIAFTSFLSAMLDIEVRPPSEPAQIDDSTRQ, encoded by the coding sequence ATGAATGAGCGTTCACCGCTAGAACTGACCATCCTGATGCCGTGCCTCAACGAGGCCGAGACCCTGGCCATCTGTATCGACAAGGCACAGGCCTATCTGCAGCAGAGCGGGGTTCGTGGTGAAGTGCTGATCGCGGACAATGGCAGCACCGACGGCTCGATCGAAATTGCACAGAAGCACGGCGCGCGTGTCGTGCATGTTCCTATCCGCGGATACGGTGCTGCTTTGTCGCACGGCATCGCCAATGCGCGAGGGACGTACGTCATCATGGGCGACTCGGACGATAGTTACGACTTCAGCAAGCTGGATTCGTTCGTGGCCAGGCTGCGCGAAGGCAACGACCTGGTCATGGGTAACCGGTTCCGTGGTGGCATTGCCTCGGGCGCCATGCCTTTCCTGCACAGGTACCTCGGCAATCCGGTGCTCAGCTTCATCGGCCGGTTGTTCTTTTCGATCCCGGTCCGGGATTTCCACTGCGGCCTGCGTGGTTTCAACCGCGATCGCATCCTGGCCCTGCACCTCAACACTACTGGTATGGAGTTCGCCAGCGAAATGGTGGTGCGCTCGGCGCTGGCCAAGTACGCCATCGTCGAAGTACCGACCACGCTGTCGAAGGATGGCCGGTCGCGCCCGCCCCATCTGCGGACCTGGCACGACGGCTGGCGTCACCTGCGCTTCCTGCTGCTGTACAGCCCGCGCTGGCTGTTCCTCTACCCGGGCCTGATCACCTTCGCCATCGGCGCGGTACTCACTTTCGCGCTCATGCCAGGCCCGATCACGATCGCCCGCGGCATCACGCTCGACGTGCACAGCATCGTGGCGGGCTGCATCACCATGCTGATAGGTACGCAGTGCATTTCGTTCGCCCTCGTCGCCAGGCGCTATGCTGCGGCGCGCGGGTTGCTGCCTACCAACTATGCGCTGAAGCGCTACGTGTCGCCACTGACTCTCGAACGCTCGCTGATCGTGGCTGGCGTACTTCTCGTCGCGGGCCTGGCGGGTATTATCCGATGCCTCGTGGTGTGGGGCGATACCGGCTTCGGGCCACTGCGCTATGGTGAATTGATTCGCCTGCTCGTCGTTTCCGGCACCGGCATTGCCTTGGCCATGCAGATCGCCTTCACCAGCTTCCTCTCCGCCATGCTGGATATCGAAGTACGGCCACCGAGCGAACCGGCACAGATCGACGACAGCACCCGGCAATGA
- a CDS encoding rhamnan synthesis F family protein, producing the protein MNSHPRRLCIFSFHDDRGVVDDYVTFLLRELRQFVEKIVACVHGDLAAGSEKKLLALVDEVVMVPEAADRLAVFGQGLELIGFDQERRYDEVLLVDDTCFGPLFPLDELFVSMDGRACDFWGITARPERTRDPFSGVSGQPFSLDMNFLAIRRALMESEIFRKYWTHRELVGKGGLSDGALFASYFIQRGFTCETYLNPDEYGTAHPAIFDVDETIRDRNPFISRRVFAAEPLLMERHAADLPRALRILGQASAYDQSLIWRSVIRHAQLRTINTNAALTSVLPDVRLKPDGGTEAYGRIAVCVHMYYTDMLDEILALADTIPGAYDFIATTDDDGKKTVIERAVAGRRNIANVIVRVVAQNRGRDMSALFITCRDLFLDDRYDLVCRLHTKKSPQVWAGRANMFKRHMFENLLNSPGFTTNVMDMFRDKPTIGVAVPPLVHIAYPTMGHVWFVNRERVQTLARDLHIHVPFDPDTPVGAFGGMFWFRPKSLRKLFLHPWKWADFDGEPYPHDGSLGHALERIICYTAQDAGYTTQQIISSHQAAWTYAMLEYKLQKLASLLPFADFPAQVAFLSEWKKAGYRPSRMAVNMRLAVQPPTIRDALIELVLALRRSFVRRFPRVANILRPLYRRWKNVLPSTRDSDET; encoded by the coding sequence TTGAACTCCCACCCGCGCCGCCTCTGTATATTTTCGTTCCATGACGATCGGGGCGTCGTCGACGACTATGTAACGTTCCTTCTGCGTGAACTGCGGCAGTTTGTAGAAAAAATCGTCGCGTGTGTTCACGGTGATCTAGCTGCGGGGTCCGAAAAGAAATTGTTGGCCTTGGTCGATGAGGTCGTCATGGTGCCTGAAGCGGCCGATCGTCTCGCAGTGTTCGGTCAAGGTCTTGAATTAATTGGGTTCGACCAGGAAAGGCGGTATGACGAGGTTCTTCTCGTCGACGATACTTGTTTTGGCCCGCTTTTTCCTCTGGACGAGTTGTTTGTATCCATGGACGGCCGAGCCTGTGATTTCTGGGGAATTACTGCGCGCCCCGAGAGAACGCGGGATCCATTTTCAGGCGTGTCGGGACAGCCCTTTTCCCTGGATATGAATTTTCTGGCCATTCGGCGCGCGCTGATGGAGTCAGAGATATTCAGGAAATACTGGACGCATCGCGAGCTGGTAGGGAAGGGGGGGCTTAGTGATGGTGCCTTATTTGCTTCTTATTTTATACAGCGGGGATTCACGTGTGAAACATACTTGAATCCAGATGAGTATGGTACGGCACACCCCGCCATATTCGACGTCGATGAAACGATCCGAGATCGTAATCCATTCATTAGTCGACGTGTCTTTGCTGCGGAACCGTTGCTCATGGAGCGCCATGCGGCCGACCTGCCCAGGGCACTGCGTATTCTCGGTCAGGCTTCTGCATACGATCAGTCTTTGATCTGGCGCAGCGTGATTCGTCATGCGCAATTGCGCACGATCAACACCAATGCTGCACTGACCAGCGTCCTGCCCGACGTGCGGCTTAAGCCGGATGGTGGCACGGAAGCCTACGGTCGCATTGCGGTGTGTGTGCACATGTATTACACGGACATGTTGGACGAAATTCTTGCGCTCGCGGACACGATTCCTGGTGCATACGATTTCATAGCGACAACCGATGATGACGGAAAGAAAACCGTTATCGAACGAGCGGTCGCGGGACGTCGAAACATCGCCAATGTCATTGTCCGTGTCGTCGCGCAAAATCGCGGGCGGGACATGTCGGCCTTGTTCATTACCTGCCGCGACTTATTTCTGGATGATCGCTACGACCTTGTCTGCAGGTTGCACACCAAGAAGTCTCCGCAGGTGTGGGCAGGGAGGGCGAACATGTTCAAGCGGCATATGTTCGAGAATCTCTTGAACAGCCCGGGGTTTACCACCAACGTAATGGACATGTTCAGGGACAAGCCAACCATCGGGGTTGCCGTGCCGCCACTTGTCCACATCGCTTATCCAACCATGGGGCACGTCTGGTTTGTAAATCGGGAGCGTGTGCAGACCCTGGCACGAGATCTCCATATCCACGTTCCTTTTGATCCGGATACACCCGTCGGCGCATTCGGTGGCATGTTCTGGTTTCGGCCAAAGTCGTTGCGCAAACTGTTCTTGCATCCCTGGAAATGGGCGGATTTCGATGGCGAGCCCTATCCCCACGATGGCAGCCTGGGCCACGCGCTAGAGCGAATCATTTGTTATACCGCGCAGGACGCTGGTTACACGACGCAACAGATCATCAGTTCGCATCAGGCCGCGTGGACTTATGCGATGCTCGAATACAAGCTCCAGAAGCTCGCCAGCCTGTTGCCTTTCGCTGATTTCCCTGCCCAAGTGGCGTTCTTGAGCGAATGGAAAAAAGCGGGTTATCGCCCATCGCGAATGGCGGTCAACATGCGTTTGGCCGTTCAGCCTCCGACCATTAGAGATGCATTGATTGAACTGGTGCTAGCACTAAGACGCTCGTTCGTTCGTCGTTTTCCACGTGTCGCCAACATCCTTCGCCCGCTTTACCGTCGCTGGAAAAATGTACTGCCGAGTACGCGTGACAGTGATGAAACGTAG
- a CDS encoding NAD-dependent epimerase/dehydratase family protein produces MKVVVFGGGGFIGSAIVDRLLKDGHSIRVFERPRVAPYRAFSAMEHVEWLTGDLLSTHDVSEAIDGVDVVVHLVSTTLPKSSNDDPIYDVQSNLVATLQMLNLMVQKKIPKIVFISSGGTVYGSPEYLPIDEKHSTNPHVSYGITKLAIEKYLLMYQRMHGLKAVILRVANPFGERQRVETAQGAVGVFLHKALRNEVIDIWGDGTVTRDYIYIGDVAEAFARAVGYDGTHSVFNVSSGQGTSLNELLGVLERTLGHPVERRYLPGRSFDVPASILTSDLARRELGWSPAVNLEEGVGVTVEWLRQQAANSPR; encoded by the coding sequence ATGAAGGTAGTGGTCTTCGGTGGTGGGGGTTTCATCGGTTCTGCCATCGTTGACAGGCTGCTCAAGGACGGCCACTCGATCCGCGTCTTTGAGCGGCCGAGGGTGGCGCCTTATCGTGCCTTCTCGGCAATGGAGCATGTCGAGTGGTTGACCGGGGATTTGCTTAGCACGCATGATGTCAGTGAAGCGATTGACGGGGTCGACGTCGTCGTCCATCTGGTCTCGACGACGCTCCCCAAGAGCTCGAATGACGACCCCATCTATGACGTGCAGAGCAACCTGGTTGCCACGTTGCAGATGCTCAACCTCATGGTGCAGAAGAAGATACCGAAGATTGTCTTCATATCTTCGGGCGGTACTGTTTATGGCAGTCCCGAATACCTGCCCATCGACGAAAAGCATTCCACAAACCCGCATGTTTCCTATGGCATCACCAAGTTGGCCATAGAGAAATACCTGCTGATGTATCAGCGCATGCATGGGCTGAAGGCCGTCATTCTTCGCGTGGCGAATCCTTTTGGAGAGCGGCAGCGCGTGGAAACGGCGCAGGGTGCGGTTGGGGTTTTCTTGCACAAAGCACTACGCAACGAGGTCATCGACATCTGGGGAGACGGCACCGTAACGCGGGACTACATCTACATAGGCGACGTGGCCGAAGCATTCGCCCGGGCGGTTGGCTATGACGGCACACACAGCGTCTTCAACGTAAGTTCCGGCCAGGGGACGAGCTTGAACGAGTTGCTGGGCGTGCTTGAACGCACGCTTGGCCATCCTGTTGAACGCCGCTATCTGCCGGGTCGTTCCTTCGATGTCCCTGCCAGCATTCTTACCAGTGATCTCGCCAGGCGCGAACTAGGATGGTCGCCTGCCGTCAACCTCGAAGAGGGGGTTGGCGTAACGGTCGAGTGGTTGAGACAGCAAGCAGCAAATTCACCGCGCTAA